The region ACAAATCATTATCTTGGTTGAGTTCCTCAGATAAAATAGGAGAAGCCCAAATAAATCAAAATCAAAAACTATATAAATATGAAAATAAAACTCCTTCTTTAGAAGAGTTAGGATTTAAAAGAGCTGATTTACCAGAGTTTTTAAAAAAAACACCAGAAGATAGACTAAATGATTTTAGAGAAAAAGTAGAAGAGTATGGAAAAAACAGAGATATATTTTATAAAGATGGAACTTCAAATTTAGGAGTTGATTTAAGATTTGGAACTTTATCACCCAGAATGATTTTTAATGAAATAAAAGAACTAAATAAAAAAAACAGTGAAATATTTATAAGACAGCTTTTTTGGAGAGAGTTTTATAACTATATTTTATTTCATTTTCCAAAAAGTGAAAATGAAAACTGGAAGAACATAGAAATATCTTGGAGTGAAGATGAAGAAGATTTTCAAAAGTGGTGCGAAGGAAAAACGGGAGTTCCCATAATAGATGCAGCAATGAGACACTTTAATAAAACAGGAATGATGCACAATCGACTTAGAATGATTGTCTCTTCTTTTTTATGTAAAAATTTACTAATAGACTGGAAAAAAGGTGAGCAATATTTTGCAAAAAGACTGCTTGATTATGATGCTAGTTCAAATATAGGCTCTTGGCAATGGGCTGCAAGTACAGGGGCTGATAGTGTTCCTTATTTTAGAATTTTTAATCCATACTTGCAATCAGCAAAATTTGATAAAGAAGCTATATTTATAAAAAGTGTAATTCCTGAACTTAAAGATGTAGATGCGAAACTAATACATGTAGAAGGTGCTTTAAAAGATAAATATATAAGTTCAATAGTAAATATGAAGTATTCAAGAGATAGAGCAATAAGAGCGTTTAAAGAGGCAAAAAATGCAAAAGTATGATTTAGCAATAATTGGTTCTGGTATTGGGGGATCGTTAATTGGAGCATTGAATAAAGATAAAAGTCATATTCTTTTTGAAAAGGATTCTAATCTTGGGGGATGTGCTAGTACTTTTAAAAGATTTGGAAATTATTATAACGCAGGAGCTACTACTTTTGTAGGATATGAAGATAATCATCTTATAAAGAATATATTTAAACAAATTGGCTATGTACCTGATATAGTTGAATCAAAAATAGCAATAAGAACAATTCAAAATAAAAAAGTAGTAGATAGAATAAGAGATTTTGAAATTTTTTTATCTCAAATACAAGAAAACTATCCCAATAAAAATAATAGGATTTTTTGGGAAAAAATTAAAAGTATTGATGAAAAATTTTGGCAAATAAAAAATATACATTTTGCAAAATATAGTCTAAAGTCTTATTTGAAATCCTTGCTTACTTTTAAAGATTTGATTGGGACTTTTGAAATGGATTTATTTAAAAGTGCAAACTCTTTTATAAAAGAGACTTTGGGTGAGATAAGCCAAGAATATCAAAGTTTTATAGATGCTCAACTTCTTATTACGGTACAGAGTAAATCAAAAGATGTTTCTTTATTATCTATGTCTTTAGGATTATCTTACCCTTTTCATAAAGTATTTTATGTAAATAATGGCATGGGAACTATAATTGAAGATTTATTAAAAGATGTAAATGTTCACAAAAATGAAGAGATAATTAAAATCAGAAAATCAAAAGATTCTTATATAATTAATTCCTCAAAAGGTGAATATAAAGCAAAAAATATTGTGTTAAATACAACTATATATGATAGTAAAAATCTTTTTGATAAAAAAATAAAGAACTATTATGAAAAGTTTGATTTTAGTGATCAAAGTGCTTTTACGACATACCTTACAATTAATAGTAAAGAAGAGTTTTTAGAACACTATCAAATCATATTAAAGCCTGATATCCCAAATTGTATTTCCAACTCATTTTTTATCTCTTTTTCAAAACTAAGTGATGAGAAAATGAGTCAAAATGGATATAGTGTAACTATTTCAACTCATACAAAAGTCACTACTTGGAAAATTTTATCAAAAGATGATTATAAAAAACAAAAAGAGTTGACACAAAACTTTATATTAGAGCATTTTTTAGATTATTTTGATAATATAAATATAGAACAAATAACAAAAATATTCTCTGCTACTTGTTTGACTTTTCAAAGATTTATAGGAAGAGCAAATTGTGGAGGAAAAGCTATAAATGTAAAATCAGCTTTACAAATTCCTTCTTGTAGAACTCCTTTTAAGGGCTTATACAATGTAGGAGATACCATATTTGCTGGTCAAGGTTGGCCAGGTGTTGCTTTAGGTGCTAGTATATTAAATAAGGAGCTAAATGAAAAGCTTTGAATTACAAATTTCTTATAAAGATTGGCTTTATATAATTATTATAGGAATATTCTTTGGTTTTTTGATTTCTTTAGTTTTTTATTATATAAATGAAGAGATTAGATATTTTTCAACTATAGCTTTTAGTACTTCATGTGCTTTTTTTATCTCTTTTTTTTCCTTTTTATTTATCTCTATTTCAAACTTTTATATTTTGCCAAATATTCAAAAAAAGTATTGGTATTTTATTAGTTTCATTTTCTCTTTTTTAGCTGGTTGGTGTGGTTTTTCTTTAACATTTTTTCTATTTGATGATACATACCCAATAGTAAAACTCATATCTTTTTATTGGTTAGATATAAGTTTTACTATTGGACTATTGACTTTTTTGATTGGTTTAATATTGCATCAGTTCATCTCAATGAAATATAAAAATGAAATAGCCCATAGTGAAGTTTTACAGACGAAATTAGAAGCTTTAGAAAGTGAGTTAAATCCTCACTTTTTATTTAATGCTTTAAATTCTATTTCTGAACTAATTTATCAAGACCAGAAAAAAGCAGAAGAATCAGTTTTAAAATTATCAAAGTTTTTAAGAAATGCGATTACAAAAAAAGGTTTGATTGATTTAAAAAGTGAAATTGATATGTTAAATACATATTTGCATATAGAAAATATAAGATTTGATGAAAAAATAGTTTTTAATTTAAATTGTGATGAAAAATACTATGATATGCTTTTACCGAAATTTTCAATACAACTCTTGGTAGAAAATGCAATAAAACACGGTTTTACAGGAAAAAGTTTAATTATTGATGTAAATGTAAATGATAAAAAAATAGAAGTAACAAATAGCGGAAAGATTACTTCAAAAGTTATTTTTGGAGTAGGATTAAACAATTTGCAAAAAAGATTACAAATTCTTAAAATTGGGTATTTAAAAAGTTCAATAGAAAATGATAAAATGAAGTTTACAATATATAGGAGTAATAGATGAAAATAATGATAGTCGATGATGAAAAATTAGCTCTAAGTAGATTAACAAGACTTTTAAATGAAGAGGGAATAGAGGATATTGTAAGTTTTGATTCTCCAAGTCTTGCATTGGTAGAAGCTACAAAGCAAAAATTCGATGTAGTTTTTCTAGACATCTCAATGCCTCAAATGAATGGCCTAGAACTTGCAAATACTATTTTATCTCTTGAACCAAAGACTTTTATTGTATTTCAAACAGCATATAGTGAGTATGCAATAGAGGCTTTTAAAATTGGTGGAATAGATTATTTAATGAAACCAATAGAAAGCGATGATATAAAAAGAGTACTAGAAAAAATAAAGAGTTTTAAACAATCAAGCCAATCAAGTGATGAAAAACTTCTAGGAAAAAGAGGAAATAAAATATATCTAATCAAACTTGATGATATATATTTTATAAAAGCAGATTTGGATGAGGTACTGGTTCGTATAAAAGATGCAGATGTATATGTGAAAAGGAAAATTGGAGATTTAGAAAAGCTTTTAGATAAAAAGAAATTTTTTAGAATACATCGTTCAATCATTGTAAATGTTGATAAAATAAAATCAATGGAAAGTGTTGAACAATCAAAACTTACTATTAGCTTTGAAAATATTGATTCAGTTGTGACAAGTTCTAAAGATGGAGCAAAAGAATTTAGAGAATATTTAGAAAGAAGAAGTCTTTAAACTGACAAAAAACTACTACTAATCCTTTTATTTTGATGATAAAATTTTGAAAATAGAAGGATTAATATGAAAAGATTACTATCAACTTTACTTTTTTTTATTCCTATGTTAGGAATATCTCAAACATCAATTTATGACATTAAAGTAAAAACTATAGATAATGAAGAAATATCTTTATCAAAATATAAAAATAGAGTTATGTTAATAGTAAATGTTGCTAGTAAATGTGGCTTTACTTATCAATATGAAGGCTTAGAAAAATTACATGAAAAATATTCTTCAAAAGGTTTAAGTATTTTGGGTTTTCCTTGTAACCAATTTATGAATCAAGAACCAGGAACAAATGAAGATATAAAAGAGTTTTGTTCCTTGACTTATCAAGTAAAATTTGACATGTTCTCAAAAATAGATGTAAATGGTGATGATACTTCACCTTTATATAAATATTTAAAATCATCTCAATCAGGTTTATTTGGTACAGGTATTATAAAATGGAATTTTACAAAGTTTTTAGTTGATAGAAATGGTAAAGTAATAAAAAGATACTCACCTTCCACTAATCCAAGTGAAATAGAAAATGACATAAAAGAGTTATTATGAAAAGATACGAAAAAACATCACTTATCTCATGTAGTATAGATGAGCTATTTGAGTTTCATTTAGACTCAAATAATATAAAGAAAATTACCCCAAAAGATACAAAAGTAGAACTTCTAAGTAAAGATTTTGTACCAACAGAAGGCAAAGTTTTGAAAATAAAAACTACAAAATTTTTTGTACCAACTTTATGGGAAGTTGAAATTAGTTTGATTAAAAAACCAAATATGCTAGTAGATACTGCTGTTAAGTCACCTTTTGAATTTTGGAGACACTCTCATATTTTTACAAAAAAAGGTAATGTTTGTGAATTAAAAGATGTAATTGAATATGAAATGCCATTTGGCTTTATAGGTAATATTTTTTCTTCTTTTATGGAAAAACAACTTGATAGTATGTTCTCATACAGACATAAACAAACTAAAATAATATTAGAAAAGAAGGATAAAGCTTGAAAAAAGCAGTTGTATTGATGAATATGGGTGGACCAAATAATTTAGATGAAGTAAAAGTTTTTTTGACAAATATGTTTAATGACAAATATATAATAGGCGCTCCTCAACCAATAAGAGCAATGATTGGATTTTTAATTACAAGTTTAAGAACAAAAGAATCACAAAAAAACTATGCTTTGCTTGGTGGAATATCACCAATAGTTGGACATACAAAAAGACTTGTTAGAAGATTAAATGAAAGAATGGAAGATAAAGATATCTTTTATGCCATGAGATATACTCCTCCTTTTTCAAAAGAAGTAGTAAAACAACTAAGAGAGTATGATGAAATTATTGCTTTTCCTATGTATCCACATTACTCTAGTACAACGACAAAGTCTTCAATTGAAGACTTTCAAAAGGCTTTAAAAAAGGCAAAGATAAATACTCCTGTTAAGACTATAAATAGTTATTATGACAATGAAAAATACAATAAAGTAATAGTTGAAAGAATAAAAGAGAGATTAGCTGGAGATAACTCAGAAGAGTTTGAATTGGTCTTTTCTGCCCATGGACTTACTCAAAGAGTTATTGACAAAGGTGATTTATATCAAAAACACATTTTAGCAAATGTTGAGTGTGCAAAAAAAGAGTTAGAAAAACAAGGGATAAAATTCAAAGATATCCATGTAGCTTATCAATCAAGACTTGGTCCTATGGAGTGGTTAAGACCTTATATGGATGATAAGTTAAGAGAACTTGGAGATAAAGTTTTAGTCTATCCTATCTCATTTACAGTAGATAATTCAGAGACAGAATTTGAACTTGTAATGGAGTATAAAGAGATAGCGGATGAGGTAGGAATAAAAGATTATAGAGTTGCAAAAGCTCCAAATCATCATCCACTTTTTATGGAAGCTTTAAGTGAGCTTTTTGAGCAGGCAGTATAAACTATTTGTAAAAAAGTTTTATAATACCTGCTAAAAATAATACTAAGGCAAAGCTTTTTAAATCTTTATCATACAAAAGAATAAAAAAGCTAGATAGAATTAGAATTAAAGAGTTTGTGATTCCTTTTACATAACTTTTTAACTCTTTTGCTAAATACTCAATTTGATTATTTGAAACTTCAATTTGTAAAGTTCCCTCACTAGCTTTTTTTACTACATTTTTTAACTCTTTTACAAAAAATGGCAAATCTTTTACTTCATCAATAATTGTCTCTGTAATTGTATCTTTTGCCCCAAGAGCTTTAGGAAGATTATTTTGCAAGATTGGTAGAATATCTTTTATTCCATTGAAATTTTCTATATAAGTAGTTCCTAAACCTTCTACAATAGCACTAACTCTTAAGATATAAATCGCATCACTTGGTAGTTTAAAAGGCATATTTCTAGTTGTTTCTAAAATCTCAAAGGCAAGTTTTTGCATAGATTCACTACTTAAATTATCATTTGAAAATATATCAAACATATTTGAAGTAAATTCTGCAAGTTCGGAAGTAGGGGCTTCATATGATATGGTTCCAAGTTTTTTACTCGCAGCAATATAGAGTTCATAATTTTGTTCATTGGCTGCTTTAATTAACTCAATTATTGCGATTCTTTTATCGTTTGGTACAGTTTTTACCATACCAAAATCAAGTAAAATAAGTTCACCCTTTTTATTTACAAGTAAATTCCCAGGGTGGGGGTCTGCATGAAAGTATCCATTTATAAGCATTTGAGTAGTATAAAAATCAACCAAATTGGCAATTATTTTTTTAAAATCAATTTTATGTTTAAAGATATTTTCTTTATCATCAAATCTAAATCCTTCTTCATAACTCATAACAATAGCATCATCACTACAATACTCTTCATATGGTTTAGGAAATTTTATACCACTATTTTCATATACATGGGAAAATTTTTTTAGATTTGATAACTCTTTATTTAGTGAAACTTCTTCTTTAATCATTTTTGAAAATTCTACAATAACAGCTTCTATAGAGTTTTTAGTATAGTGTGAAAATAGGGGTTTAAATAAAAAATTAAAAAAGCTTATGATTTTTATATCAGCTAAAATTTGTTTTTTTATGCCATCTCTTCTTAATTTTACAGCAACTTTTTCTCCACTATTTAAATATGCCACATGAACTTGTCCAATAGAGGCAGAAGCTATGGCATTTTTATCAAAGCTCTTGAAAGTAAGATTTTTAAAGGCTTTATTATAAATCTTTTCATAACTTTTTTCATTCATTGGTGGGATTTGATCATGAAGATTTTTTAATTCATCAAGATAGTCTTGTGAGAAAAAATCAGATCTAGTAGCCAATACTTGAGCTAATTTTATAAAACTAGCTCCCAAATCAACAATAGTATTTTTTAATTTTTTTGGTTTAAGGGGTTTTAAAAATAAAAAGCTATCTTTTCTTTTTATAACTAAATAAATAGTTAATAAAAAAAGAAATACACTTAGTATTCTTTTTGGTGAATAATTATTTATTTTAAATCCTCTTTTAGTTTTTCTAAGTCTTGTTTTGTCGCAAGTCCTAGTTCATCAATTACTTCTTTTAATATTCTTTTCATTTCATCTTTTGCTTTTTGTTCTTCATCTTTACCTTTTTGTTCAAGGGATTCTAAAAAGCTTTTTGCATCATCTTTTTTTAATTTACCTTTTTCTTCTAAGGCTTTTATCTCTTCTTCAACTTTTTCTCTGATAATGGCTGCTGCTCCAAAGCCTGTATTTAATAACTCTTTTAGCATTTTGATATCCTTTTAGATTTTTATTATTGTATATTATAAAATAATAATATATACCTTGGTAGTAAAAAAATGTTAATTAGTATTTTAAAGTTAACTAAATACTAATAATTTCACCTGCTAACTTATGGGCAATTGGACCTTTCCCTGCACCTAAATTTGGTGCATTTTTTATTGCATGGAAAATAAATTCTTTCGAGATACTAATTGATTCCTCAAGTGTTTTTCCAAGAGCTAAATTTGCTGCAATTGCACTTGAAAAACTACAACCTGTACCATGGGTATTTGAGGTATCTATAAAATCAGATTGAAAAATCTTTTTTTGCTCATTTTTATAAAATAATATATCTATAGAGACTTTTTTATTATCAATTTGTTCTGTATGATTTTTTATTAAAACTTCACAAGGTATATTAGAAATCTTTTTTAAAGCATCCTTTCCAAAAAGTTCTTTTGCTTCATATAAATTTGGAGTAGTAACTTTTGAATATGGAAATAGAGTTTTTAAATTTTCAATTGCATCCTCATTTAAAAGTTTTGAACCAGCTTTTGATATAAAAACAGGATCAAAAACTATAGGAATGTTGAAATCTTTTATAGAATCTCTGACAACATCAATAATATCATTTGAAAAAAGCATACCAATTTTTATGCAAGTTACATCAAAATCATCCAAAACTGCATCAATTTGGTCTTTTATAAAAGATGGACTTACTTCTTGAACATTTGTCACACCTTTTGTATTTTGT is a window of Arcobacter sp. F2176 DNA encoding:
- a CDS encoding sensor histidine kinase, with the protein product MKSFELQISYKDWLYIIIIGIFFGFLISLVFYYINEEIRYFSTIAFSTSCAFFISFFSFLFISISNFYILPNIQKKYWYFISFIFSFLAGWCGFSLTFFLFDDTYPIVKLISFYWLDISFTIGLLTFLIGLILHQFISMKYKNEIAHSEVLQTKLEALESELNPHFLFNALNSISELIYQDQKKAEESVLKLSKFLRNAITKKGLIDLKSEIDMLNTYLHIENIRFDEKIVFNLNCDEKYYDMLLPKFSIQLLVENAIKHGFTGKSLIIDVNVNDKKIEVTNSGKITSKVIFGVGLNNLQKRLQILKIGYLKSSIENDKMKFTIYRSNR
- a CDS encoding glutathione peroxidase translates to MKRLLSTLLFFIPMLGISQTSIYDIKVKTIDNEEISLSKYKNRVMLIVNVASKCGFTYQYEGLEKLHEKYSSKGLSILGFPCNQFMNQEPGTNEDIKEFCSLTYQVKFDMFSKIDVNGDDTSPLYKYLKSSQSGLFGTGIIKWNFTKFLVDRNGKVIKRYSPSTNPSEIENDIKELL
- a CDS encoding AarF/ABC1/UbiB kinase family protein, with product MNNYSPKRILSVFLFLLTIYLVIKRKDSFLFLKPLKPKKLKNTIVDLGASFIKLAQVLATRSDFFSQDYLDELKNLHDQIPPMNEKSYEKIYNKAFKNLTFKSFDKNAIASASIGQVHVAYLNSGEKVAVKLRRDGIKKQILADIKIISFFNFLFKPLFSHYTKNSIEAVIVEFSKMIKEEVSLNKELSNLKKFSHVYENSGIKFPKPYEEYCSDDAIVMSYEEGFRFDDKENIFKHKIDFKKIIANLVDFYTTQMLINGYFHADPHPGNLLVNKKGELILLDFGMVKTVPNDKRIAIIELIKAANEQNYELYIAASKKLGTISYEAPTSELAEFTSNMFDIFSNDNLSSESMQKLAFEILETTRNMPFKLPSDAIYILRVSAIVEGLGTTYIENFNGIKDILPILQNNLPKALGAKDTITETIIDEVKDLPFFVKELKNVVKKASEGTLQIEVSNNQIEYLAKELKSYVKGITNSLILILSSFFILLYDKDLKSFALVLFLAGIIKLFYK
- a CDS encoding LytTR family DNA-binding domain-containing protein translates to MKIMIVDDEKLALSRLTRLLNEEGIEDIVSFDSPSLALVEATKQKFDVVFLDISMPQMNGLELANTILSLEPKTFIVFQTAYSEYAIEAFKIGGIDYLMKPIESDDIKRVLEKIKSFKQSSQSSDEKLLGKRGNKIYLIKLDDIYFIKADLDEVLVRIKDADVYVKRKIGDLEKLLDKKKFFRIHRSIIVNVDKIKSMESVEQSKLTISFENIDSVVTSSKDGAKEFREYLERRSL
- the thiD gene encoding bifunctional hydroxymethylpyrimidine kinase/phosphomethylpyrimidine kinase, whose product is MKVVLTIAGSDCSAGAGIQADLKTFEAFGVFGCSVITVLTSQNTKGVTNVQEVSPSFIKDQIDAVLDDFDVTCIKIGMLFSNDIIDVVRDSIKDFNIPIVFDPVFISKAGSKLLNEDAIENLKTLFPYSKVTTPNLYEAKELFGKDALKKISNIPCEVLIKNHTEQIDNKKVSIDILFYKNEQKKIFQSDFIDTSNTHGTGCSFSSAIAANLALGKTLEESISISKEFIFHAIKNAPNLGAGKGPIAHKLAGEIISI
- a CDS encoding SRPBCC family protein; this translates as MKRYEKTSLISCSIDELFEFHLDSNNIKKITPKDTKVELLSKDFVPTEGKVLKIKTTKFFVPTLWEVEISLIKKPNMLVDTAVKSPFEFWRHSHIFTKKGNVCELKDVIEYEMPFGFIGNIFSSFMEKQLDSMFSYRHKQTKIILEKKDKA
- a CDS encoding NAD(P)-binding protein; this translates as MQKYDLAIIGSGIGGSLIGALNKDKSHILFEKDSNLGGCASTFKRFGNYYNAGATTFVGYEDNHLIKNIFKQIGYVPDIVESKIAIRTIQNKKVVDRIRDFEIFLSQIQENYPNKNNRIFWEKIKSIDEKFWQIKNIHFAKYSLKSYLKSLLTFKDLIGTFEMDLFKSANSFIKETLGEISQEYQSFIDAQLLITVQSKSKDVSLLSMSLGLSYPFHKVFYVNNGMGTIIEDLLKDVNVHKNEEIIKIRKSKDSYIINSSKGEYKAKNIVLNTTIYDSKNLFDKKIKNYYEKFDFSDQSAFTTYLTINSKEEFLEHYQIILKPDIPNCISNSFFISFSKLSDEKMSQNGYSVTISTHTKVTTWKILSKDDYKKQKELTQNFILEHFLDYFDNINIEQITKIFSATCLTFQRFIGRANCGGKAINVKSALQIPSCRTPFKGLYNVGDTIFAGQGWPGVALGASILNKELNEKL
- a CDS encoding deoxyribodipyrimidine photo-lyase encodes the protein MKQILWFRRDLRIRDNKILEKASNEVMPIFIFDKNILEKLDIEDKRVTFIYDAVLALRKSLQSLGLDLYIFYDIPKNVFIELEKLGFDEVLCSSDFDSYAIKRDKQINEIIPLKRYLDSFLINPRKNLKKDGIPYKVFTPFYKSLSWLSSSDKIGEAQINQNQKLYKYENKTPSLEELGFKRADLPEFLKKTPEDRLNDFREKVEEYGKNRDIFYKDGTSNLGVDLRFGTLSPRMIFNEIKELNKKNSEIFIRQLFWREFYNYILFHFPKSENENWKNIEISWSEDEEDFQKWCEGKTGVPIIDAAMRHFNKTGMMHNRLRMIVSSFLCKNLLIDWKKGEQYFAKRLLDYDASSNIGSWQWAASTGADSVPYFRIFNPYLQSAKFDKEAIFIKSVIPELKDVDAKLIHVEGALKDKYISSIVNMKYSRDRAIRAFKEAKNAKV
- the hemH gene encoding ferrochelatase, with translation MKKAVVLMNMGGPNNLDEVKVFLTNMFNDKYIIGAPQPIRAMIGFLITSLRTKESQKNYALLGGISPIVGHTKRLVRRLNERMEDKDIFYAMRYTPPFSKEVVKQLREYDEIIAFPMYPHYSSTTTKSSIEDFQKALKKAKINTPVKTINSYYDNEKYNKVIVERIKERLAGDNSEEFELVFSAHGLTQRVIDKGDLYQKHILANVECAKKELEKQGIKFKDIHVAYQSRLGPMEWLRPYMDDKLRELGDKVLVYPISFTVDNSETEFELVMEYKEIADEVGIKDYRVAKAPNHHPLFMEALSELFEQAV